A single region of the Lotus japonicus ecotype B-129 chromosome 4, LjGifu_v1.2 genome encodes:
- the LOC130715308 gene encoding lactoylglutathione lyase GLX1-like, with product MADLLEWPKKDNRRLLHVVYRVGDLERTIKFYTEALGMKLLRQRDIPEEKYANAFLGFGPEETHFVVELTYNYGVSSYDIGNGFGHFAIATQDIHKLVEHIRGKGGNITREPGPVQGGTTVIAFVKDPDGYTFGLIQRPTVHDPFCQIMLRVGDLERAINFYEKALGLKVLRKVDKPESKYTVAILGYAEEHESTVLELTYNYGITEYSKGSAYAQIAIGTDDVYKSAEVVNLVAQELGGKITRQPGPIPGLNTKVTSFLDPDGWKTVLVDNEDFLKELK from the exons ATGGCTGACTTGTTGGAATGGCCAAAGAAAGATAACCGCCGTTTGCTTCATGTTGTGTATCGTGTCGGTGACCTTGAACGCACCATCAA GTTTTACACTGAAGCTTTAGGAATGAAGCTTTTGAGGCAGAGAGATATTCCGGAGGAGAAATACGCCAATGCTTTTCTTGGATTTGGCCCTGAAGAAACTCACTTTGTTGTCGAATTAACTTATA ATTATGGGGTGAGCTCGTATGACATTGGGAATGGCTTTGGACATTTTGCAATTGCAACTCAAGAT atTCACAAATTGGTTGAACACATCAGGGGCAAGGGTGGGAACATCACTAGGGAGCCTGGTCCAGTTCAGGGAGGAACAACTGTGATTGCCTTTGTGAAGGATCCTGATGGTTATACTTTTGGACTCATCCAAAGACCTACAGTTCATGACCCCTTTTGTCAaataatgcttcgtgttggtGATTTAGAACGTGCAATTAACTTTTATGAAAAG GCTTTGGGCTTGAAGGTGTTGAGGAAGGTTGATAAGCCTGAGTCCAAG TACACTGTTGCTATTCTTGGGTATGCAGAGGAACATGAGTCAACTGTTCTGGAGTTGACATATAACTATGGCATCACCGAATACTCTAAGGGAAGTGCTTATGCACAG ATTGCTATTGGAACTGATGATGTATACAAGAGTGCCGAGGTAGTTAACCTAGTTGCGCAAGAGCTTGGAGGAAAGATTACTCGGCAACCAGGGCCAATTCCCGGCCTTAACACAAAAGTCACTTCTTTTTTGGATCCAGATGGATGGAAAACT
- the LOC130710687 gene encoding ATP-dependent DNA helicase RRM3-like — protein MEELAKILSGIHYLNVASSGTFSAAIRSMGMIVLNVASSGIASLLLPGGRTAHSRFCIPLQTDKTATCNIKQDSLRENLLICAKFIIWDEAPMLNKNCFEALNRTLCDIMRQEDESNMDKPFGGKVVVLGGDFRQILPVIPKGGRQDIVSATVNSSDLWKYCKVLKLTKNMRLCTTGSPELATEIKEFAD, from the coding sequence ATGGAGGAACTGGCAAAAATTTTGTCTGGAATACATTATCTGAATGTTGCTTCAAGTGGTACATTTTCTGCAGCCATCCGTTCAATGGGTATGATTGTTCTGAATGTTGCTTCAAGTGGTATTGCTTCTTTGTTGTTGCCGGGTGGTAGAACAGCACATTCCAGATTTTGCATTCCATTGCAAACCGATAAAACAGCTACTTGCAACATCAAACAAGATAGTTTAAGGGAAAATTTACTGATCTGTGCCAAATTCATCATTTGGGATGAAGCTCCTATGTTAAATAAGAATTGTTTTGAGGCACTTAATAGAACTTTGTGCGATATCATGAGACAGGAAGATGAAAGCAACATGGACAAACCATTTGGCGGTAAGGTTGTAGTTCTTGGTGGTGACTTCAGACAAATTCTTCCAGTCATTCCAAAAGGTGGAAGGCAAGACATTGTATCTGCTACAGTAAATTCTTCTGATCTTTGGAAATACTGTAAAGTTTTAAAGCTCACTAAAAACATGAGATTATGCACAACAGGTTCACCAGAGCTTGCAACAGAAATTAAAGAATTTGCTGACTGA